From the genome of Chaetodon trifascialis isolate fChaTrf1 chromosome 4, fChaTrf1.hap1, whole genome shotgun sequence:
ACAGCCACAGGTTTGTCTCCCTCAAAGGCTGCTTGCAGCTGTCTGTCGATGTCCAGCTTCACCGCGTCGCTGTCCTGGCCGGCTTTGCTGGCTCCGTCAatgtggaggacagaggtgttgaaggcagaggagaaggaggaggccATGCCCTGAGCCAGGCAGAGCAGCGTCCTCTCAGCTCTGAGGCCAGCAGTAAAGATCAGACTGACTGGCTCTGTGGGATTGGCTGTTTCAAGGTGCTTCTCCAGGCGGAACTTGCTCCACTGCCACAATTCACGCCGCTGACTGGGAAACTGAGTCTCAAGAAGAGACACGCGATCTGCAAACTCTTCTGGTTTTGCAGCTCTGGATGGATGCTCTCCACCACCTGCAGTCCTTTGGAGTGCAGGTTTGATCTTGTATGCCAGCAAGACAGTGGAAGTACTGAGCAGCACCAGGAGCACCAAACGGCAGAAATACCACATGAATCCTGATGGGACACAAGACAAAATTCAAATTTAGTAAAGCAAATAATGTGTAACAAGTATCTTTGTGTGTAAAGACAATGTCATTAAAATGACTTTAGCTCACCTCGAGAGGAATGTCCAGAGCTTTTCTTGATAACAGCAGTTTTCTTGGTCccttttaaaagacaaaatctcATTAAATCAGTGTCAACAATGTCACAGATGAATCAGATGATTCTGAGGACTGTGACATTCAACAGAAGCTGCAATACCCTGTTTTTTCTGCTGAACGGTCTCTTTTTGTGTTGGAATGTTATTCACGCGCTGTCGCGTTGTGTAGGATCTCTCTGAGGTTGGATACCCACTTAGGACACAGTGGTTAAGTGGTGAGACACCTAAAGGTGAGGCAGAATTTATTCATGTAAGTTTCTGATCATTCTGAGAGATGTGAATGCATAGATCAGATGCTGAGTGCAAATGTCTTGACTAAAATGCCCACAATACCAGAGCTCTTGGCTTTGGCTTCCATCGTCCTCCTGTACTCGTCCATGCTGGTGATCTTAGGCGTCGGAACATTATGGCTCATCACTGGTGATCTGATTTGCGTGGCAGACTTGGTTGAGGCCGAAGGTCCTTTTGTTGATGgttttactgaaaacaaacaagccatATTAGAATGACTGCATAACCCTACCTTGACGTAATCATTCAGGTgcaatgattagttgattaattgattaatctaAGTGCCAATTATTTTGACAGTCAATCAAAGAAtggtttgtcatttttcaagcaaaaatgccaaacatttgctggttccagcttgtTAAATGTaaggatctgctgcttttctttgtcatttatgataatAAATACAGATTCttctgggttttggactgttggttggacaaaagacatcactttgggctctgggaaatgaGCATATTTAAACAATGAATCATAAAACAATCCGCAGGTGCTTTCCTACCTCTCTTTACTTcttttgctgcagtgctggGTCGGCAGCGTTCCCCGAGGACAACACAAGGGGACAAGTTCACATCTCCAAGGGCGTCTGATTTGTAACAAGGGAAACTCTTTATGAAATGATAAAACGGCTAAATCGTCTGTGATTAGACCCAAGACATGTTATCAGTCAGCGGTCAATAATTTCATAGTAAAACAACCAGAGTACACCTGCAAAGAAGATGCCACATTTGCCATTTGATTGCAGCTGCATGCATTAGATGAAAaaggactctctctctctcacacacacacacacacacacacacacacacacacacacacacacacacacacacacacacagagttgtctACCAAATACAATCAACAGGTGGTGAGGGCCTGAGATCTGAAACAGACTAAAAAAGCTAATTAATGAATTATTCTTGAACTACCCTCAGCTTTGGTGGCCACACAGCCCACTGCCTGCTAATAACATCGTACTACTTACAAAAATGAGGAAGCATGAAATGCTACCTTGCCTTGTGCTGAGACAATTAGTTGAGAAGTGGATCACATGACAGGCTCGACAGTTTTCAGCGATTATGATCATCTTGTGATCATAGTGAGACACTTTGCTGGctttatgtgttttatataaTTGTCAATGGCATACACTTACATTTTGGACTAACGGTTGCACGAGACAAGCAATGGGAAGATacataatgaaaacattcattagttgcagctctaacCCTGGCATATTTTTTGTTGATGAGTGCCACGAGAGGAGTCCTGCCCAATATCCATTTCGCGGTGttcatttttctcctgatcTTCAGCTGATTCCTGAACATCCATCTCATTATCA
Proteins encoded in this window:
- the LOC139329986 gene encoding torsin-1A-interacting protein 2-like, with the translated sequence MDSIVSENTLSRPLRRSKRRVSVLSFEPTPRGPLKRTKKSLENQDPVAAVNGSRDVENGSGDEESPVKKSRLETGEEVGGSGDNEMDVQESAEDQEKNEHREMDIGQDSSRGTHQQKICQDALGDVNLSPCVVLGERCRPSTAAKEVKRVKPSTKGPSASTKSATQIRSPVMSHNVPTPKITSMDEYRRTMEAKAKSSGVSPLNHCVLSGYPTSERSYTTRQRVNNIPTQKETVQQKKQGTKKTAVIKKSSGHSSRGFMWYFCRLVLLVLLSTSTVLLAYKIKPALQRTAGGGEHPSRAAKPEEFADRVSLLETQFPSQRRELWQWSKFRLEKHLETANPTEPVSLIFTAGLRAERTLLCLAQGMASSFSSAFNTSVLHIDGASKAGQDSDAVKLDIDRQLQAAFEGDKPVAVIHRFEELPPGSTLIFYRYCDHEYAAYKRVFLLFTVLLPEDEVSSGLSLKDVEEMVQDHVKEKLVGSGSQTAFNEMDTDKFSGLWSRISHLVLPVVSEKEMEQKGCR